One window from the genome of Dermacentor silvarum isolate Dsil-2018 chromosome 7, BIME_Dsil_1.4, whole genome shotgun sequence encodes:
- the LOC119459745 gene encoding salivary cystatin-L2-like gives MKATIVVFVLATITVQCYAHMVGGWTEHNPSSDPKYLKLAHFAIAQQTAGLTHYSTVLRLLKVETQVVAGVNYKLIFETAPSNCAIADGPYSIEHCKPTTDQASAACTAIIYERPWDNYRELTSFRCHK, from the exons ATGAAGGCAACGATCGTGGTTTTCGTTCTCGCCACGATCACGGTACAATGTTATGCACATATGGTAGGCGGTTGGACCGAGCACAATCCCTCGAGTGATCCAAAATATTTGAAACTTGCCCACTTTGCGATCGCTCAACAGACAGCTGGTCTCACCCATTACAGTACAGTCCTGAGGCTCCTGAAAGTAGAGACACAG GTTGTCGCTGGAGTCAACTACAAGTTGATATTCGAGACTGCTCCATCGAACTGTGCCATCGCTGATGGTCCATATTCTATCGAACACTGCAAGCCTACAACTGATCAG GCTTCAGCAGCCTGCACTGCAATCATCTACGAGCGTCCGTGGGATAACTACAGGGAACTTACATCCTTCAGGTGCCACAAGTGA